Proteins encoded within one genomic window of uncultured Draconibacterium sp.:
- a CDS encoding GH92 family glycosyl hydrolase codes for MNRILIVANAFFALFLSSCSQPPKPEDFSAYVDPYIGSDYHGHVFVGANVPFGAVQLGPNNAQETWDWCSGYHYSDSVLIGFAHTHLSGTGIGDLGDLLFMPVSDEFNYAETSNEAYPWSALYTHDDEEVSAGYYSINIKKYDIQVELTATERVGFQKYNFNSPGNSKVIIDLAYGTGWDNLTKADLQQEDEHSIRGLRYSTGWAKDQKVYFHTEFSKAIKSLQLLRQNDKGINTVELEFEGNGELLVKTAISPVSADGAKNNLNAELAQWDFEATKKQARAKWNTELGKIKIESNDTSNKTTFYTALYHTMIAPSLLDDANGDYRGADGKNYTNPGYDTYTTFSLWDTYRAAHPLFTLVHQDRVDDIVNTLLAIYDQQGKLPVWHLHGNETNTMVGNHAIPVIADALLKGYTGFDAEKAFEAVKSTMLMDERGLNFIKEKGYIPADSTVESVAMALEYAIDDWCVAAMAKKLGKTDDFELFAKRAKYYENYFNKETGFMRGRMADGSWRTPFNPVHSEHRADDYCEGNAWQYTWLVPQDINGLIDLFGSDTAFSEKLDELFTTEETLNEGASNDISGLIGMYAHGNEPGHHVPYMYAFAGQQWKTAERVNFIMTEMYTDQPDGLCGNEDCGQMSAWYVFSSMGFYPVNPANGVYVFGSPLFESATIVLPGDKSFQIKAKDLNKTNIYIHSVTLNGEPYTKSYISHTDVVKGGILEFTMAAKPNKDFGQASENRPKSGYE; via the coding sequence ATGAACCGAATTCTTATTGTAGCAAATGCTTTTTTTGCACTCTTTTTATCCTCGTGCTCTCAGCCACCAAAACCGGAAGATTTTTCAGCCTATGTCGATCCGTATATTGGCAGCGATTACCATGGACATGTTTTTGTAGGAGCAAACGTTCCTTTTGGAGCCGTTCAGCTTGGGCCGAATAATGCCCAGGAAACCTGGGACTGGTGCTCGGGCTATCATTATTCCGATTCGGTACTGATAGGTTTTGCACATACACATTTAAGCGGAACTGGTATTGGCGATCTTGGAGATTTGCTTTTTATGCCCGTTTCCGATGAATTCAATTACGCGGAAACTTCAAACGAAGCTTACCCCTGGAGTGCACTTTATACGCACGATGATGAAGAAGTTAGCGCCGGTTATTACTCCATCAATATCAAAAAATACGATATTCAGGTTGAATTAACAGCCACCGAACGTGTCGGTTTTCAGAAATACAATTTTAATTCTCCGGGCAATTCAAAAGTTATTATCGACCTGGCCTACGGCACTGGATGGGACAACCTCACCAAAGCCGATCTTCAGCAGGAAGACGAACACAGCATTCGTGGTTTACGTTATTCAACAGGATGGGCAAAAGACCAAAAAGTTTACTTCCACACCGAATTTTCAAAAGCGATTAAATCGCTGCAACTATTACGCCAAAACGACAAAGGAATTAATACCGTAGAACTTGAATTTGAAGGCAACGGTGAATTACTCGTTAAAACGGCGATCTCACCGGTTAGTGCCGATGGCGCTAAAAATAACCTGAACGCCGAATTGGCCCAATGGGATTTTGAAGCGACAAAAAAACAGGCCCGCGCAAAATGGAATACCGAACTGGGCAAAATAAAAATTGAAAGTAACGATACATCAAATAAAACAACATTTTACACCGCTTTGTACCACACCATGATAGCACCATCGTTATTAGACGATGCCAACGGCGATTACCGCGGTGCAGATGGTAAAAATTATACTAATCCGGGTTACGATACGTACACCACTTTCTCGTTGTGGGATACGTACCGGGCAGCGCATCCGCTGTTTACACTGGTTCACCAGGACCGTGTAGACGATATTGTAAACACACTCCTTGCCATTTACGACCAACAGGGCAAACTTCCGGTGTGGCACCTGCACGGCAACGAAACCAACACGATGGTGGGCAACCACGCCATTCCCGTAATTGCTGATGCACTGCTGAAAGGATACACCGGTTTTGATGCCGAAAAAGCTTTTGAGGCTGTTAAATCCACCATGCTGATGGACGAGCGCGGCCTTAACTTTATTAAAGAAAAAGGTTATATACCGGCTGACTCAACTGTTGAATCGGTTGCAATGGCACTTGAATATGCCATTGACGACTGGTGTGTGGCAGCGATGGCTAAAAAACTGGGAAAAACAGACGACTTCGAATTGTTTGCCAAACGAGCAAAATACTACGAGAACTATTTTAATAAAGAAACCGGTTTTATGCGCGGACGAATGGCTGATGGCAGCTGGCGTACACCTTTTAATCCTGTACATTCGGAGCACCGTGCCGACGATTATTGCGAAGGAAATGCCTGGCAGTACACCTGGTTAGTTCCGCAAGATATTAATGGTTTGATTGATCTTTTCGGCAGTGACACTGCTTTCTCCGAAAAACTGGATGAGCTTTTTACTACCGAAGAAACATTAAACGAAGGAGCATCAAACGACATCTCGGGGCTAATTGGCATGTATGCCCACGGTAACGAGCCGGGGCATCACGTTCCGTACATGTACGCTTTTGCAGGCCAGCAATGGAAAACCGCCGAACGCGTGAATTTTATTATGACCGAAATGTACACCGACCAACCCGACGGACTTTGCGGAAACGAAGATTGTGGACAAATGTCGGCATGGTACGTATTCTCTTCAATGGGATTTTATCCGGTTAATCCGGCCAATGGTGTTTATGTTTTTGGCAGTCCATTGTTTGAATCGGCTACCATTGTTTTACCGGGCGACAAAAGCTTTCAGATAAAAGCTAAGGATCTGAACAAAACGAATATCTATATCCATTCCGTTACGCTAAACGGCGAGCCTTATACAAAAAGCTACATCTCACATACTGATGTGGTTAAAGGTGGTATTCTGGAATTTACGATGGCCGCAAAACCAAATAAAGATTTTGGACAGGCTTCTGAAAACCGCCCGAAATCGGGATACGAATAA
- a CDS encoding SusD/RagB family nutrient-binding outer membrane lipoprotein, which translates to MKKILFIFIVAFLANACTDGFEEANVNPYEITDKSLEQDFNHIGSFYPSLLYNIFGHQIEENLVAESFCDYMATPSKFAGGINNTTYYITWNTYWDRIYNSIMSPASQVIDIAEEGGYDVFVAWAKLIRILGMSRLTTYHGPVIYSTYGQADARYDSEEELYNAFFTDLDEIQTVFSANADYVGIKNFDASFEGDITKWAKVVNSMRLRLAIRISKVAPALAKAEGEKAIADAAGLITTIDDNFYVSLYGNDLYLSLICFGWNDTRMSAGMESFLIGLKDPRIASYFEPATDEALVVDHPDVPYKGIRNGASLVAKGDHTACSTISTDFQSIESRPYLSSAEVYFDLAEAALRGWEGAGNAGENYEAGVRASFAEWGAGGVDAYLADATSTPIDYNDAAYAGDVNDFVSRSTVTVAWDKAATNEEKLEKIITQKWIAGFTNPNEPWADFRRTGYPKLPLVYQNDSNDDWGVIPADEWIKRMPFYEQERSNNPEAVAAAVATMKGDDLISTRLWWDTGEPNF; encoded by the coding sequence ATGAAAAAAATACTATTTATATTTATTGTTGCGTTTTTGGCCAACGCCTGTACCGACGGGTTTGAAGAGGCCAATGTAAATCCGTATGAGATAACGGATAAATCTTTAGAGCAGGATTTTAACCATATTGGTTCGTTTTATCCTTCTTTATTGTACAATATCTTTGGGCATCAAATTGAAGAGAACCTCGTAGCAGAATCATTCTGCGATTACATGGCAACACCCTCTAAATTTGCGGGAGGAATAAACAACACCACTTACTATATTACATGGAACACATACTGGGACAGGATTTACAATAGTATTATGTCGCCAGCCAGCCAGGTAATCGACATTGCCGAAGAAGGGGGTTACGATGTGTTTGTAGCATGGGCAAAACTAATCCGTATTTTAGGTATGTCTCGCCTTACAACTTACCATGGCCCGGTAATCTATTCTACTTACGGACAAGCGGATGCCAGATACGACAGTGAAGAAGAACTGTACAATGCTTTCTTTACTGATCTGGATGAAATACAAACTGTATTTTCTGCCAATGCTGATTATGTGGGAATAAAGAATTTTGATGCCAGTTTTGAAGGAGACATTACAAAGTGGGCTAAAGTTGTAAACTCAATGCGTCTTCGTTTAGCCATTCGTATTTCAAAAGTAGCTCCAGCTTTGGCAAAAGCTGAAGGAGAAAAAGCAATTGCTGATGCGGCTGGATTAATCACAACAATTGACGATAACTTTTATGTTTCGTTATACGGTAATGATTTGTATTTATCCCTCATCTGCTTCGGATGGAACGATACACGTATGTCGGCCGGAATGGAGTCTTTCCTTATAGGGTTAAAAGATCCACGTATTGCCAGCTACTTTGAGCCTGCTACTGACGAGGCATTAGTGGTTGACCACCCGGATGTTCCTTACAAAGGTATCCGTAACGGAGCATCATTGGTTGCTAAAGGAGATCATACTGCGTGTTCAACAATTAGTACTGATTTTCAATCAATTGAATCAAGACCATACCTATCATCTGCAGAAGTTTACTTTGATTTAGCCGAAGCTGCATTACGTGGCTGGGAAGGTGCCGGAAATGCCGGAGAAAACTACGAAGCCGGTGTACGTGCTTCATTCGCCGAATGGGGAGCCGGTGGTGTTGATGCCTATCTGGCAGATGCAACAAGCACTCCAATCGACTACAACGACGCTGCTTATGCAGGCGATGTAAACGACTTTGTTTCACGCTCAACCGTTACTGTTGCCTGGGATAAAGCTGCAACAAACGAAGAAAAACTGGAAAAAATTATTACTCAAAAATGGATCGCAGGATTTACAAATCCGAACGAACCCTGGGCTGATTTCCGTAGAACAGGCTATCCAAAGTTACCTTTAGTTTATCAGAATGATAGTAATGACGACTGGGGAGTAATACCTGCTGATGAATGGATTAAACGTATGCCATTCTATGAACAAGAAAGATCAAACAATCCGGAAGCTGTTGCTGCTGCTGTTGCCACAATGAAAGGAGATGATTTGATTAGTACCCGCCTTTGGTGGGATACAGGAGAACCAAATTTCTAG
- a CDS encoding SusC/RagA family TonB-linked outer membrane protein: MENYFSAISQLTKRLSISKFAVPLIFVLSGFAAMAQQGELKGIVTDESDAPLPGVTIMVKGTSNGTITNFDGEYTLKDVKEGDVVVFSFIGMLTQEIAYSGQASLNVNMETDSQNLDEVVVTALGIQRDKKTLTYSSQQVTGDEIMKARDANFMSGLNGKTAGLEIRKSTSGAGGSTRTVLRGSKSISQVSDPLYVIDGIPMVNNKGGQSGMWGGTDEGDGLSQLNPDDIESISVLKGATASVLYGSDGANGVIIITTKKGSEGKINVTFSSTATFENIIETPDLQFSYGSEGGSAESWSTTKGNYASNYVDDFFETGYNLINTVTLSGGNEKMTTYFSYGNTGAGGVVPNNSYQKHNVTFKQSLQLLDNLKITSNVMLTSEKTKNRATAGYYLNPIISLYTFPRDLDFADYKENYQYFRDDRNMMWQNWFVEGDHFTSNPYWLINKQPREDLTQRAIASVAVDYQISEKLKFQARGSYDYANKTFDQQYYAGGNTVNISRNGRWDYQKYIDKQLYGDAIFTYTDNFEDLSLNVIAGTSYQKSEFGDGVSVNNGTNPLLYPNEFYFQNIPDNVSVESTYDGKIIKKGLFGNIQLGYKEMLFLDLSGRNDWSSTLALTGNESYFYPSVGVSGILTEMFNMPEAVSFAKVRASGSQVNNEVPWGLIQVNHTINSSGSVDRNTVKPFTDAKPEQLVTLEFGTDWRFYDGRLGLDFTYYHVKSTNQALSRPLSGSEQDNYYTSEYFNAGEIVNKGVEIVLTGKPVDKKDFEWNTVLNFSKNNNEVVELDPNDLTKYIDLGTSEGYHARVFSGGSIGDMYGYKFKRNDAGQIMLDDNGKPLKTPSEITYENKDEAYLGSLEPDFSLGWSNNFQYKQFSLSFLINAKVGGKAFSQTESILDGWGVSQRTADARDKGYVEVNAIQGETLVTEMNPNTYYTTVGGRNGISEAYVYNRTNIRLTQLALSYDLDVQRIGLPVKSASVSLVGQNLFFFYKKAPFDPELGMSTDMNSQSLDNFSVPATRSYGFNLKFTF; this comes from the coding sequence ATGGAAAATTATTTTTCAGCGATTAGCCAGCTAACCAAAAGGCTATCGATTTCAAAATTTGCTGTTCCTTTAATCTTCGTTCTTTCAGGTTTTGCCGCAATGGCACAACAGGGAGAATTAAAAGGTATAGTAACAGATGAGTCCGACGCACCTCTTCCAGGTGTGACTATTATGGTAAAAGGTACTTCGAATGGTACTATTACGAACTTTGATGGAGAATACACGCTTAAAGATGTAAAAGAAGGCGATGTAGTTGTATTCAGCTTTATCGGTATGTTAACACAGGAAATTGCCTACAGCGGTCAGGCAAGCCTGAACGTAAACATGGAAACCGACTCTCAAAACCTTGATGAAGTTGTGGTTACAGCCCTCGGTATTCAGCGCGACAAAAAAACGCTGACTTATTCTTCTCAGCAAGTTACAGGTGATGAAATAATGAAAGCCAGAGACGCTAACTTTATGAGTGGACTGAATGGTAAAACTGCCGGTTTGGAGATTCGCAAAAGCACCTCAGGTGCAGGAGGTTCTACCCGTACGGTTTTACGTGGGAGCAAGTCCATTTCACAAGTTAGTGATCCTTTGTATGTTATCGATGGTATTCCAATGGTAAACAACAAAGGTGGTCAATCTGGTATGTGGGGAGGAACTGATGAAGGAGATGGTCTATCGCAATTAAACCCTGATGACATTGAAAGTATCTCTGTTTTAAAAGGAGCTACAGCTTCTGTACTATACGGTAGCGATGGAGCCAACGGTGTAATTATTATTACTACAAAAAAAGGAAGTGAAGGTAAAATTAATGTAACGTTTAGTTCAACTGCCACTTTCGAAAATATTATTGAAACACCCGATCTTCAATTCTCTTATGGAAGCGAAGGCGGCTCTGCAGAAAGTTGGTCGACTACTAAAGGAAATTATGCCAGCAACTATGTTGATGATTTCTTTGAAACAGGTTACAACCTTATCAACACAGTTACTCTTAGTGGCGGTAACGAAAAAATGACTACCTATTTCTCTTATGGTAACACCGGCGCCGGAGGTGTTGTTCCAAACAACAGTTACCAAAAACACAATGTAACTTTCAAGCAATCATTGCAATTGTTAGATAATCTGAAAATTACATCGAATGTAATGCTTACCTCAGAAAAGACAAAAAACAGAGCTACTGCAGGTTACTATCTGAATCCAATAATCAGTTTGTACACTTTTCCAAGAGATCTGGATTTTGCCGATTACAAAGAGAACTACCAATATTTCAGAGACGATAGAAATATGATGTGGCAAAACTGGTTTGTTGAAGGTGATCACTTTACGTCAAATCCATATTGGCTAATTAACAAACAACCAAGAGAAGATTTAACCCAACGTGCTATTGCAAGCGTAGCAGTTGATTATCAAATCTCTGAAAAACTGAAATTCCAGGCCCGGGGAAGTTACGATTATGCAAACAAAACATTCGACCAACAATACTACGCCGGAGGTAATACCGTTAACATCTCGAGAAACGGACGATGGGATTACCAAAAGTACATCGACAAACAGCTATATGGCGATGCTATTTTCACCTATACCGACAATTTTGAAGACCTGAGTTTGAATGTTATTGCCGGTACCAGTTACCAAAAATCCGAATTCGGCGATGGTGTAAGTGTAAATAACGGAACAAATCCGCTTCTTTATCCAAATGAGTTCTATTTCCAAAATATCCCTGACAATGTTTCTGTCGAATCAACTTATGATGGGAAGATCATTAAAAAAGGTTTATTCGGAAACATTCAATTGGGTTATAAAGAAATGCTGTTCCTCGACCTTTCAGGACGTAATGACTGGTCATCAACTTTAGCATTAACAGGTAACGAATCTTATTTCTACCCATCTGTTGGGGTATCAGGTATTTTAACTGAAATGTTTAACATGCCGGAAGCCGTTTCGTTTGCAAAAGTTCGTGCTTCAGGTTCGCAGGTTAATAACGAAGTACCCTGGGGTTTAATTCAGGTTAACCATACAATCAACTCAAGTGGCAGTGTCGATCGTAATACTGTAAAGCCATTTACCGATGCCAAACCAGAACAATTGGTAACACTTGAATTTGGTACCGACTGGCGTTTTTATGATGGTCGTTTAGGATTAGATTTTACCTACTATCATGTTAAAAGTACAAACCAGGCCTTATCAAGACCGCTCAGTGGATCAGAACAAGACAACTATTACACTTCTGAATATTTTAACGCCGGAGAAATTGTTAATAAGGGTGTTGAAATTGTATTAACCGGAAAACCTGTTGATAAAAAAGATTTTGAATGGAATACAGTATTGAACTTCTCGAAGAATAATAACGAAGTAGTTGAGCTTGATCCGAATGATTTAACCAAATACATTGATCTGGGAACTTCTGAGGGTTATCATGCACGTGTATTTAGTGGCGGTTCAATTGGCGACATGTATGGCTACAAATTTAAAAGAAATGATGCCGGGCAAATTATGTTAGACGACAACGGGAAACCGTTAAAAACGCCATCAGAAATAACATACGAAAACAAAGATGAAGCCTACCTTGGAAGTCTGGAACCTGATTTTAGTTTGGGTTGGAGCAACAACTTCCAATACAAACAGTTTAGTTTGAGCTTCCTTATCAATGCAAAAGTTGGAGGAAAAGCATTTAGCCAAACCGAATCAATCCTTGACGGATGGGGTGTAAGCCAGCGTACTGCCGACGCCCGCGACAAAGGTTATGTTGAAGTTAACGCCATCCAGGGAGAAACACTAGTTACAGAAATGAATCCAAATACATATTATACCACAGTTGGCGGGCGTAATGGTATTTCTGAAGCCTATGTTTACAACCGTACAAATATTCGTTTAACACAGTTAGCACTATCATACGACCTTGATGTACAAAGAATTGGACTACCTGTAAAATCAGCTTCTGTATCGTTAGTTGGACAAAACCTGTTTTTCTTCTACAAAAAAGCTCCATTCGATCCTGAATTGGGTATGAGTACTGATATGAATTCACAATCGTTGGATAACTTTAGTGTACCTGCAACACGATCTTATGGATTCAATCTTAAATTCACCTTCTAA
- a CDS encoding thiamine pyrophosphate-dependent enzyme, whose amino-acid sequence MYLEKEKPATKNQISAKEALQDYYIASLSRQLSIMGRREVHNGRAHFGIFGDGKEIAQIAYAKNFKKGDWRSGYYRDQTFMLALGLLEPEEFFAMIYGDTDDEINPSTGGRNFNNHFSTRNISDSGEIKDLANQYNSASDISSTAGQMPRLLGLAQASKMVREQPELKKQLNNNVTGNEVAFGSIGDASTSEGIFFETINAAGVLQVPLAIAVYDDGFGISVPIELQTTKSSISEALKGFAKEKGSNGVEIYKCKGWSYPDLVKTFKEGIDNCRKNHTPVVFHINEVTQPQGHSTSGSHERYKTKERLAWEKEYDGINQMRKWLLESGIADEDILVEIEKSAQKRAKEARKKAWNNYTEGYLDERNELIEILKRIDERSELQCLRRFEKVTDKIFPTRRSHVSFAKRLKLELHTMPELEDERDILKDWISRFEERTAGFYNGELYRTGPDAALNVKAVAIEYDDNSTDVNGSVVVNKNFDALFSKYPNLVTFGEDTGKLGDVNQGMKGMQEKYGKVRVDDAGIREATIIGQGIGLAMRGFRPIAEIQYLDYLIYAQSQLSDDLATLQYRTKGRQAAPLIIRTRGHQLQGIWHAGSPMQMLLGSMRGMYLCVPRNLTQAAGFYNTLLEGNDPALVIEPLKGYNVKEKLPVNHGEYKVPLGVPEIMQEGTDVTVVTYAWNVHHAVKAAKLLQDFKGISIEVIDVQTLMPFDLNHIILESIKKTGKVIFMDEDVPGGGTAYMMQKVIEGQKAFDYLDTAPRTLSAQEHRPAYGIDGEYFSKPNVELLFKNVYEMMHEVEPDRFPEL is encoded by the coding sequence ATGTATTTAGAAAAAGAAAAACCGGCAACAAAGAACCAGATATCTGCAAAAGAAGCACTACAAGATTATTATATCGCCAGCTTAAGCCGCCAGCTTAGTATAATGGGGCGCCGCGAGGTACACAATGGACGTGCGCACTTTGGTATTTTTGGAGATGGAAAAGAAATTGCCCAGATTGCTTACGCCAAGAATTTCAAAAAAGGCGACTGGCGCTCGGGTTATTACCGTGATCAGACGTTTATGCTGGCACTTGGATTGCTGGAGCCGGAAGAATTTTTTGCCATGATTTACGGCGATACCGACGACGAAATAAATCCATCTACCGGAGGACGAAATTTCAATAATCATTTTAGCACGCGAAACATAAGCGATTCAGGAGAAATTAAAGACCTCGCCAATCAGTACAATTCTGCTTCCGATATTTCATCAACAGCAGGACAAATGCCACGTTTGCTGGGGCTGGCACAAGCCAGTAAAATGGTTCGTGAACAGCCGGAATTAAAAAAGCAACTGAACAACAATGTTACCGGAAACGAAGTAGCATTTGGCAGTATTGGCGATGCCAGCACCAGTGAAGGAATTTTCTTTGAAACGATAAACGCAGCCGGAGTTCTTCAGGTTCCGCTTGCCATTGCAGTTTACGACGATGGTTTTGGAATTAGCGTGCCGATTGAGCTGCAAACCACAAAATCGAGCATTTCGGAAGCTCTGAAAGGTTTTGCCAAAGAAAAAGGCAGCAACGGTGTCGAGATTTATAAATGTAAAGGCTGGAGCTATCCTGATTTGGTAAAAACATTTAAAGAAGGAATTGATAATTGCCGGAAAAACCACACACCCGTTGTATTTCATATAAATGAAGTTACACAACCACAGGGACACTCTACTTCGGGCTCGCACGAACGATACAAAACAAAAGAGCGTCTGGCGTGGGAAAAAGAATACGACGGCATTAACCAAATGCGTAAATGGTTGTTGGAATCAGGAATTGCCGACGAAGATATCTTGGTTGAGATTGAAAAATCAGCACAAAAAAGAGCAAAAGAAGCCCGCAAAAAAGCGTGGAATAATTATACCGAAGGATACCTTGATGAGCGCAATGAGTTGATCGAGATTCTGAAAAGAATTGATGAGCGAAGTGAATTACAATGTTTACGACGCTTTGAAAAAGTTACTGATAAGATTTTCCCAACCCGCAGGTCGCATGTTAGCTTTGCAAAAAGGCTGAAACTTGAGCTTCATACCATGCCAGAGTTGGAAGACGAACGCGACATTTTAAAAGACTGGATCAGTCGTTTTGAAGAACGCACAGCCGGTTTCTACAACGGGGAATTGTACAGAACCGGACCAGACGCTGCGCTGAATGTTAAAGCAGTTGCAATAGAATATGACGATAATTCTACCGACGTAAACGGATCAGTGGTTGTTAATAAAAATTTCGATGCCCTGTTTAGCAAATACCCTAACCTGGTAACTTTTGGTGAAGACACCGGAAAATTGGGTGATGTAAACCAGGGAATGAAAGGGATGCAGGAAAAATATGGCAAAGTGCGAGTTGATGATGCAGGTATTCGCGAAGCCACAATTATTGGACAAGGAATTGGATTAGCGATGCGTGGCTTCCGTCCTATCGCCGAAATTCAATACCTCGATTACCTGATTTATGCGCAGTCGCAACTAAGCGACGATTTGGCAACGCTGCAATACCGCACCAAAGGCCGACAGGCGGCACCGCTGATTATACGCACGCGTGGCCATCAGTTGCAGGGAATCTGGCATGCCGGATCGCCCATGCAAATGCTTTTGGGATCGATGCGTGGCATGTACTTATGCGTTCCCCGCAACCTTACGCAAGCTGCAGGTTTCTACAATACTTTATTGGAAGGTAACGATCCGGCACTGGTTATTGAGCCGCTAAAAGGTTATAACGTTAAAGAAAAATTACCGGTTAATCATGGCGAATACAAAGTGCCGCTTGGCGTTCCGGAAATTATGCAGGAAGGAACGGATGTAACCGTTGTTACTTATGCATGGAACGTGCATCATGCAGTGAAAGCTGCAAAACTTTTGCAGGACTTTAAAGGTATTTCCATTGAGGTGATCGATGTGCAGACTTTAATGCCTTTTGATCTAAATCATATCATTTTGGAGTCCATCAAAAAAACTGGAAAAGTAATTTTTATGGACGAAGATGTGCCCGGTGGAGGAACGGCATATATGATGCAAAAAGTAATCGAGGGGCAAAAAGCATTTGATTATTTAGATACTGCACCACGAACACTTTCGGCGCAGGAACACCGCCCTGCCTATGGCATCGACGGCGAATATTTCTCGAAGCCAAATGTGGAATTACTATTCAAAAATGTTTACGAGATGATGCACGAGGTGGAACCCGATCGGTTTCCGGAGTTATAA
- a CDS encoding class I SAM-dependent methyltransferase, with product MKLNKLITNTQKPNLYEPGTAIMWTDEHISKQLLQVHLNEHIDLASRKPETIKNTVDWILEKTGGEKLNILDLGCGPGLYSTMLAEKGHNVTGVDFSKNSIDYAKNKAKEDGLEINYIQSNYLDLELPEQSFDLVLLIYTDFGVLLPEDRTKLLRFIQGALKPGGTFIFDVLNDKGLHKKVAPKNWEVAETGFWKPEPYLALSESFLYEKGKVILYQHQIVDENDKLDVYRFWTHFFWHSDLKKLLAENEWQDIEFCEDVLSGGDLFSGEHVTFTVARKKE from the coding sequence ATGAAACTCAATAAATTAATAACTAACACCCAAAAACCAAACTTATACGAACCCGGAACCGCAATTATGTGGACCGATGAACACATCTCGAAACAACTTTTACAAGTGCATCTGAACGAGCACATAGATTTAGCAAGTCGCAAACCGGAAACCATAAAAAATACAGTGGACTGGATTTTAGAAAAGACTGGTGGCGAAAAACTGAATATTCTTGATTTAGGTTGTGGTCCCGGTTTATATTCAACAATGCTGGCTGAAAAAGGCCACAATGTTACCGGCGTTGATTTCTCGAAAAATTCCATAGATTACGCCAAAAATAAGGCGAAAGAAGATGGATTAGAGATCAACTATATTCAATCAAATTACCTGGATTTAGAATTGCCGGAACAAAGCTTTGATCTGGTTTTGCTGATTTATACCGACTTTGGGGTTTTGCTGCCAGAAGACAGAACAAAGCTACTTCGTTTTATCCAGGGAGCTTTAAAGCCTGGAGGTACCTTCATTTTCGATGTATTAAACGACAAGGGACTGCACAAAAAAGTGGCACCTAAAAACTGGGAAGTTGCTGAAACGGGGTTCTGGAAACCGGAACCTTACCTCGCGCTTTCTGAGTCATTCTTATATGAGAAGGGAAAAGTAATTTTATACCAGCATCAGATTGTTGATGAAAACGATAAACTTGATGTTTATCGTTTCTGGACTCACTTTTTTTGGCATTCCGACCTGAAAAAGCTATTGGCAGAAAATGAATGGCAAGATATTGAATTTTGCGAAGATGTATTGTCGGGTGGGGACCTGTTTAGCGGAGAACATGTAACTTTTACAGTTGCCCGTAAAAAGGAGTAA